In Fluviicola taffensis DSM 16823, the following are encoded in one genomic region:
- a CDS encoding glycosyltransferase family 4 protein — MKLNKLHIIAPYPKGEAPSQRFRFEQYLPFLEENNFEIHYHSFHTQKSWDRLYKKGRFIQKFLDLNYNFLRRWILLFQLIGAKHIFMHREMTHLGPPVFEWILVKIMRKKYVYDFDDAIWIPNYSSANARFQKLKCYWKVHFLIKWAAKVSAGNDFLATYARQFNSNVEVIPTTIDTQNQHTKLVNQEKKQPVIGWTGTHSTMHYLDFVVPILRKLEHEFEFQFKVISNKKPNYELKSLVYQDWKAETEIEDLSEIQIGIMPLVLDAWSEGKCGFKALQYMALGMASIVSPVGVNTKIIQHEKNGFIAETTQEWEQAIRVLLENEKLRKEFGKYATQSIQQLWSVDVWKENYLKLVQ; from the coding sequence GTGAAATTGAATAAACTCCATATTATTGCTCCTTATCCGAAAGGAGAAGCACCTTCACAACGTTTTCGGTTTGAACAATATTTACCTTTTTTAGAGGAAAACAACTTTGAGATTCACTACCATTCATTTCACACACAAAAAAGCTGGGATAGACTTTACAAAAAGGGGCGATTCATTCAGAAATTCCTCGATCTGAACTACAATTTTCTCCGTCGTTGGATTCTCTTATTTCAACTAATTGGTGCTAAGCACATTTTCATGCACCGTGAAATGACACATCTAGGCCCGCCAGTTTTCGAATGGATCTTAGTGAAAATCATGCGCAAAAAATACGTGTATGACTTCGATGATGCCATCTGGATTCCTAATTACAGTTCTGCAAATGCGCGTTTTCAAAAACTAAAATGTTACTGGAAAGTGCATTTTCTCATCAAATGGGCCGCAAAAGTGAGTGCTGGGAATGATTTTCTCGCCACTTATGCACGTCAATTCAATTCCAATGTAGAGGTTATCCCTACAACCATCGATACACAAAACCAACATACAAAATTGGTCAATCAAGAGAAAAAACAGCCGGTTATCGGTTGGACTGGAACACATTCCACGATGCATTATCTGGATTTTGTAGTTCCAATTTTACGAAAGCTTGAACACGAGTTCGAGTTTCAATTCAAAGTAATTTCGAATAAAAAACCCAATTATGAGTTGAAATCCTTGGTTTATCAAGATTGGAAGGCAGAAACAGAAATAGAAGATTTATCAGAAATTCAAATAGGAATTATGCCTTTGGTTTTGGACGCTTGGTCGGAAGGGAAATGTGGATTCAAAGCCTTGCAATACATGGCCCTCGGAATGGCATCAATTGTTTCACCAGTTGGCGTAAATACGAAAATAATTCAACACGAAAAAAATGGCTTTATTGCAGAAACCACCCAAGAATGGGAACAAGCAATACGTGTTTTATTGGAGAACGAGAAGCTTAGAAAAGAATTTGGCAAATATGCAACGCAATCCATTCAGCAGCTTTGGAGTGTCGATGTTTGGAAAGAAAACTACTTGAAATTGGTTCAATAA
- a CDS encoding pentapeptide repeat-containing protein — MSLLHSDQTFSKLNPIQYSLESGDYENCIFKHCDFSSVNFSKFKFIDCEFQECNFSLALISNTSFQDVHFTDCKMLGLRFDNANQFGLSLHFENCTLNHSSFYQCKLPKIKFIGSQLQEVDFTESDLSDGLFDTCDLMHAVFHQTNLEKTDFRTALHFQIDPEKNKIKKAKFSVNGLVGLLNKYQIQID, encoded by the coding sequence ATGTCTCTCCTTCATTCAGACCAAACATTCAGCAAACTCAATCCCATTCAATATTCACTCGAATCTGGTGATTACGAAAACTGTATTTTCAAGCATTGTGACTTTTCAAGTGTCAATTTTTCCAAATTCAAGTTCATTGATTGTGAATTTCAGGAATGCAACTTCAGTTTGGCTTTAATTTCCAACACTTCTTTTCAAGATGTACACTTTACGGATTGCAAAATGCTAGGTTTACGCTTCGATAATGCAAATCAATTTGGACTATCACTTCATTTTGAGAATTGCACTTTGAACCATTCTTCGTTCTATCAATGCAAACTTCCTAAAATCAAATTTATTGGCTCGCAATTGCAAGAAGTCGATTTTACGGAATCGGATCTAAGCGATGGTTTATTTGATACCTGTGATTTGATGCATGCGGTCTTTCATCAAACAAATTTGGAGAAAACAGATTTCAGAACTGCGCTTCATTTTCAAATTGATCCAGAAAAGAACAAAATCAAAAAGGCAAAATTTTCAGTAAACGGTTTAGTTGGACTGTTAAACAAATATCAAATCCAAATTGATTGA
- the asnB gene encoding asparagine synthase (glutamine-hydrolyzing), whose product MCGIAGFIDFQGASSEQDLEDMTHALEHRGPDGFGTFIQVGSNYKIGLGHRRLSILELSELGKQPMTWNQLTIVFNGEIYNFKEIKSDLEKLGHSFLAESDTEMILHAYSEWGEKCLDRFIGMFSFVVYDSKSEEIFIARDRAGVKPLFIYQKNGLFLFASELKAFHKHPQFEKKINPKAVHAYLQYGSVPTPHCIFDYCSKLEPGHFIKTSLNNFKSEPTQYWNVYNYYNKPKLAVSIEEAKLKAENLLKSACEYRMVSDVPVGVFLSGGYDSACVTALLQKDRTEALRTFTISVPDIGLNEAPFAKEVAERLQTNHTETECTAREAIDLIAELPYFYDEPFADSSAIPTTLVSKIAKQHVTVALSADGGDEVFAGYNRYEMILKYGEKLNKIPSFARKGLASVMELVSADSIPVLKNKYNFAQRYEKTKSILRDTSDQNIMLSVSQLFTEQQINKISTQKFETLQTYFDSQELTNHSPLAFAQAMDYQTYLLDDILQKVDRASMSVSLESREPLLDHRLIEYVAQLPDDYKIRNGSKKWLLKEIVHQYIPQSMMDRPKMGFAIPIESWLKNELRDLLETYLSEKKVAETGLFNWGEISRLKHSFLEGRKEYGVKIWYLLSYLMWFERWGK is encoded by the coding sequence ATGTGTGGAATAGCAGGATTTATTGACTTCCAAGGAGCTTCTTCAGAACAAGATTTGGAAGATATGACGCATGCTTTGGAGCATCGTGGACCTGATGGATTTGGCACATTTATTCAAGTTGGTTCCAACTACAAAATTGGACTTGGGCACAGACGACTTTCTATTCTCGAACTTTCCGAATTGGGGAAACAACCCATGACATGGAATCAATTAACCATTGTTTTTAATGGTGAAATCTACAATTTCAAAGAAATCAAAAGTGATCTTGAAAAATTAGGCCATTCCTTTTTGGCTGAATCAGATACCGAAATGATTCTGCATGCTTACAGCGAATGGGGCGAAAAATGCTTGGATCGATTCATCGGGATGTTTTCATTTGTAGTGTATGATTCAAAATCAGAAGAAATATTCATTGCACGAGATCGAGCTGGAGTAAAACCGTTATTTATCTATCAAAAAAATGGTTTATTTCTTTTTGCCTCGGAGTTAAAGGCCTTTCATAAGCATCCTCAATTCGAAAAGAAAATAAACCCAAAAGCTGTTCACGCCTATTTGCAATACGGAAGTGTTCCTACTCCACATTGCATTTTTGACTATTGTTCGAAATTGGAACCTGGACACTTCATCAAAACTTCTTTGAATAATTTCAAAAGCGAACCAACGCAATATTGGAATGTGTATAATTATTACAACAAACCAAAACTTGCCGTTTCAATTGAAGAAGCTAAGCTGAAAGCTGAAAACCTTTTAAAATCAGCTTGTGAATACCGCATGGTTTCCGATGTTCCTGTGGGTGTTTTTCTAAGTGGCGGATATGACAGTGCTTGTGTCACTGCCCTTTTACAAAAAGATCGAACAGAGGCTTTACGCACTTTTACCATTTCAGTTCCCGATATTGGGTTAAATGAAGCTCCTTTCGCTAAAGAAGTTGCGGAAAGATTGCAAACAAATCACACAGAAACGGAATGTACTGCAAGAGAAGCAATCGATTTAATTGCAGAACTCCCCTATTTTTATGATGAACCTTTTGCCGATTCAAGTGCAATTCCAACAACATTGGTTTCAAAAATTGCCAAACAACATGTAACCGTTGCGCTAAGTGCTGATGGCGGTGATGAAGTATTTGCAGGATACAATCGCTATGAAATGATCTTGAAATACGGTGAAAAATTGAATAAAATTCCTTCTTTCGCTCGAAAAGGTTTGGCAAGTGTGATGGAACTTGTTTCTGCAGATTCAATTCCTGTTCTCAAAAACAAATACAATTTTGCTCAACGCTACGAAAAAACGAAGTCAATTCTTCGCGATACAAGCGATCAAAACATCATGCTTAGCGTAAGCCAATTATTCACAGAACAGCAAATCAACAAAATCTCTACTCAAAAATTTGAAACACTTCAAACTTATTTCGATAGTCAAGAATTAACCAATCACAGTCCGCTGGCTTTTGCACAAGCAATGGATTATCAAACCTATTTATTGGATGATATTCTTCAAAAAGTGGATCGCGCATCGATGTCTGTCAGTTTAGAAAGCAGAGAGCCTTTACTCGACCACCGTTTGATCGAATACGTTGCTCAATTACCCGATGATTATAAAATTAGAAATGGTTCCAAAAAATGGCTATTGAAAGAAATCGTTCATCAATACATTCCGCAATCGATGATGGACAGACCCAAAATGGGATTTGCCATTCCGATTGAATCCTGGCTCAAAAATGAGCTCCGAGATCTACTTGAAACCTATTTATCTGAAAAAAAAGTAGCTGAAACCGGACTTTTTAATTGGGGAGAAATCTCACGATTGAAACACTCTTTTTTGGAAGGACGAAAAGAATACGGTGTAAAAATTTGGTACTTGCTTTCATACCTCATGTGGTTTGAACGTTGGGGGAAATAA